One region of Chryseobacterium sp. SORGH_AS_0447 genomic DNA includes:
- a CDS encoding alpha/beta fold hydrolase, protein MKYCKNTFVAIMLSISFNPVFAQIKPLDAELTNYPYPFEVHFLKFTSQKNDLKMAYMDVKPKVANGKTIMLLHGKNFNGAYWERTARDLSEKGFRVIIPDQIGFGKSSKPQSYQFSFSQLAANTKAILDDLKIDKTIVLGHSMGGMVATRFVLLYPEKVEKLILENPIGLEDYKAFASYQTIDQAYQSELKNTAESYKNYQMKFYYDNKWKAEYQPWLDLIAGWTLHPDYPKVSWDAALTSDMIYNQPVCYEFKNIKVPTLLIIGTRDRTAIGKDRAPKELQPRMGQYQELGKKTQQQIPGSKLVEIENVGHLPHIEVYDQFWKALYDFIK, encoded by the coding sequence ATGAAATATTGTAAGAATACCTTTGTCGCTATCATGTTATCGATAAGTTTTAATCCTGTGTTTGCACAGATAAAGCCTTTAGATGCAGAGCTAACGAACTATCCATATCCGTTTGAAGTACACTTTCTGAAATTTACCTCTCAAAAAAATGACCTGAAAATGGCCTACATGGATGTAAAGCCGAAGGTCGCTAACGGTAAAACGATTATGTTGCTTCACGGCAAGAATTTTAACGGGGCCTATTGGGAAAGAACGGCCAGAGACCTTTCTGAAAAAGGTTTTAGGGTTATAATTCCCGACCAGATCGGATTCGGAAAATCTTCAAAGCCTCAAAGCTATCAGTTCTCATTCTCCCAGCTGGCGGCTAATACGAAAGCGATCCTGGACGATCTGAAAATTGATAAAACCATTGTTTTGGGACATTCCATGGGAGGAATGGTAGCAACGAGATTTGTCTTACTGTATCCTGAAAAAGTAGAAAAATTGATTTTGGAAAATCCGATTGGATTGGAAGATTATAAAGCCTTTGCATCATACCAGACGATTGACCAGGCTTATCAGTCGGAACTGAAAAATACGGCAGAATCATATAAAAACTATCAGATGAAATTTTATTATGATAACAAATGGAAAGCGGAATATCAGCCGTGGCTGGATCTCATCGCAGGTTGGACCCTTCATCCGGATTATCCTAAAGTCTCCTGGGATGCAGCATTAACGTCAGATATGATCTACAATCAGCCGGTATGTTATGAATTTAAAAATATTAAAGTGCCGACCTTATTAATTATCGGGACAAGAGACAGAACAGCCATTGGAAAGGACCGTGCGCCTAAAGAACTACAGCCAAGAATGGGACAATACCAGGAATTGGGAAAGAAAACCCAACAGCAGATTCCAGGTTCCAAGTTGGTAGAAATTGAAAATGTCGGCCACCTTCCGCATATTGAAGTATATGATCAATTCTGGAAAGCTTTGTATGATTTTATAAAATAG
- a CDS encoding ABC transporter ATP-binding protein produces the protein MKVLLHYLKPYRFLIIISLFLAAVNQVFSLFAPAITGNILDKLVTHPNFFDKEKTIPRNLNEYLYGNDIYHGVFYFLGLLVGTAMISRIAKAFQDYVVNVIIQKFGAKIFTDGLRHSMRLPYQEFEDQRSGETLSILTKVREDTVKFINNFINIFFGILVSIIFVSVYAIRLHWSIMPVYVVGIIFIAVVTNLLSRRIKTIQKSIVKETTDLAGSTTESLRNIEIVKSLGLTNQEVERLNNNTYKILSLELRKVKSIRSLSFVQGTLVNFLQQMITFTLLLLIFKNVVTPGQYLSLMFYGFFIFGPMQEIGNIIISYREAQASLNNFDRVMKKEVEPKPLTPKKIGAIEELEFRKVSFQHQTAQYKALNSISFDVKNGETIAFVGPSGSGKSTLVKLLVGLYRPQEGAIFYNQVDGKEFDFDELRNQIGFVTQDTQLFAGTIKENLLFVNPSATEEDLKMALKKSSCTTLLERAENGIETVIGEGGLKLSGGEKQRIAIARALLRKPHLLIFDEATSALDSITEEEITTTIKEISKEKEQITVLIAHRLSTIMHADRIYVLERGQIVETGSHLGLIEEKGLYYAMWRQQIGERKTMGV, from the coding sequence ATGAAAGTTCTCTTACATTACCTGAAACCTTATCGTTTCCTGATCATCATATCCCTTTTCTTAGCCGCTGTAAACCAGGTTTTTTCGCTGTTTGCTCCTGCTATTACGGGAAACATCCTGGATAAACTGGTTACCCATCCCAATTTTTTTGATAAGGAAAAAACCATTCCCAGAAACCTGAATGAATACCTGTATGGAAATGATATTTACCACGGAGTATTTTATTTTTTGGGCCTCTTGGTGGGCACTGCGATGATAAGCCGTATTGCTAAAGCCTTCCAGGATTATGTAGTGAATGTAATTATCCAGAAGTTCGGCGCTAAAATTTTCACCGACGGATTAAGACACTCCATGCGGCTGCCCTATCAGGAGTTTGAGGACCAGCGGAGCGGAGAAACACTTTCGATTTTAACGAAGGTCCGTGAAGATACCGTGAAATTCATCAATAATTTCATCAATATCTTTTTCGGGATTTTGGTGAGCATTATTTTCGTTTCGGTGTATGCGATCCGCCTGCACTGGTCGATTATGCCGGTGTATGTCGTGGGCATTATTTTTATTGCCGTTGTTACCAATCTGTTAAGCAGGAGGATTAAAACCATCCAGAAAAGCATTGTAAAGGAAACAACCGATCTGGCAGGAAGCACCACGGAAAGCCTCAGGAATATTGAGATTGTCAAAAGTTTAGGGCTTACGAACCAGGAAGTGGAGCGGCTGAACAACAATACCTATAAAATCCTGAGTCTGGAGCTGAGAAAAGTAAAAAGCATCCGGTCTTTGAGTTTTGTTCAGGGTACTTTGGTGAACTTTTTACAGCAGATGATCACCTTTACCCTTTTGCTGCTGATTTTTAAAAACGTGGTTACTCCCGGCCAATATCTGTCGCTAATGTTTTACGGGTTCTTTATTTTCGGGCCGATGCAGGAGATCGGGAATATCATTATTTCCTACCGTGAAGCGCAGGCTTCGCTGAATAATTTCGACCGCGTGATGAAAAAAGAAGTGGAGCCCAAACCTTTGACTCCAAAAAAAATCGGTGCCATCGAAGAACTGGAATTCCGGAAGGTTTCATTTCAGCATCAGACGGCTCAGTATAAAGCACTCAATTCGATCTCATTTGATGTGAAGAACGGAGAAACCATTGCTTTTGTGGGACCGAGCGGTTCCGGAAAAAGTACACTGGTAAAGCTGCTTGTAGGTTTGTACCGGCCACAGGAAGGCGCTATTTTTTACAACCAGGTGGATGGTAAAGAGTTCGATTTTGATGAACTGAGAAACCAGATCGGATTTGTAACACAGGATACCCAGCTTTTTGCCGGAACCATCAAAGAAAACCTTTTGTTTGTGAATCCGTCGGCTACCGAAGAAGATTTAAAGATGGCTTTAAAGAAATCCAGTTGTACGACTCTTCTGGAGCGTGCCGAAAACGGTATTGAAACGGTAATTGGAGAAGGCGGACTGAAGCTGAGCGGCGGGGAAAAACAACGGATTGCCATTGCCCGTGCTTTATTAAGGAAACCGCACCTGCTGATCTTTGATGAAGCCACTTCTGCGCTGGACAGCATTACCGAAGAAGAAATTACGACAACCATTAAAGAGATTTCGAAAGAAAAAGAACAAATTACGGTGCTTATTGCCCACCGTTTAAGCACCATCATGCATGCCGACCGGATTTATGTGCTGGAACGCGGGCAGATTGTGGAAACCGGTTCGCACCTCGGCCTCATCGAAGAGAAAGGGCTGTATTATGCGATGTGGAGGCAGCAGATTGGGGAAAGGAAGACGATGGGAGTTTAG
- a CDS encoding T9SS-dependent M36 family metallopeptidase gives MKKVALPLLFAVSAIFPSVLFGQDNERLIKDYISQNKIKEYKKSDLANFIIDNVDESQSLNGNVVKFQQTFNGLPVYNAGGTILVRDNKIIYYTDTFLKDYKSAAPSVVSITKTVALKKIAQNLQKSQIENYPVLGFSDADPADGKFAKQRLVYVEDAENLKLAYEFSVPEPGSASYWNILVDASNGEILRKQDLNLSCNFHDDAYSHDHAHAHNEFVGPLNKTSQTAFYFLAPDNASYNVFPLPIEAPTFGSRSVVSNPWILQSSPEGWHYDGTTRYTTTRGNNVYAYEDTVAGNTPGYSPDAGASRNFNYPFSINADQFSNQDASITNLFYINNKVHDIFYKFGFTPAAKNFQNTNFGLGGVGNDYVQAEAQDGGGTNNANFSTPSDGSKPRMQMFMWSTVNRVFFYNAPSSAVPRQPAAGTAQFGNPLNATGVTGNVQLSSVLDGCTAIPAGSLTGKIGLVERGTCNFTVKVKNAQNAGANAVIIYNNAANGDTIGGMSGTDSTITIPSVLITNTEGEYIKNQLASTTVNVTLKNDPAASITPDGSFDNGIVTHEYGHGISTRLTGTNVGCLSSSADKEQMGEGWSDFFALMLTNKPGDNASVPRGIGTYAVGQSTSGGGIRPAKYSPDFTINDYTYTDTNGMEYTNSNGQIVPDVHSIGFVWATMLWDIHWQYVAKYGYASDVTVNTTNGSSRVLQLVTDALKLQPCYPTFVEGRDAILAADQATTQGADRCMIWRAFAKRGLGVNASAGSKTNINDQTEDFSVPSDCILATDEVKTVKNNISIYPNPAKNEFFINFPSNTLGKVSVEIYDMSGKLVSSEDKISPDAKKSISTDRLINGTYMVKVKGIGIDAASKVIVRK, from the coding sequence ATGAAAAAAGTAGCTTTACCCCTTTTATTTGCAGTATCTGCAATCTTTCCTTCCGTTCTTTTTGGACAAGATAACGAGAGATTAATTAAAGATTATATTTCTCAAAACAAGATTAAAGAATATAAGAAGTCTGATCTTGCTAACTTTATCATTGATAATGTAGATGAATCACAATCATTAAATGGAAATGTTGTAAAATTTCAACAGACATTTAATGGGCTTCCTGTATACAATGCAGGAGGGACAATACTTGTAAGAGATAATAAAATTATCTATTATACAGATACTTTTTTAAAAGATTATAAATCGGCTGCACCTTCTGTTGTTTCTATAACTAAAACTGTTGCTTTAAAGAAAATTGCACAAAATCTTCAGAAATCGCAGATTGAAAATTATCCTGTTCTTGGTTTTAGCGACGCTGATCCTGCAGACGGGAAATTTGCGAAGCAAAGACTGGTATATGTTGAAGATGCTGAAAATTTGAAACTGGCTTATGAGTTTTCCGTTCCTGAACCAGGCTCAGCAAGTTATTGGAATATTCTTGTTGATGCTTCTAATGGAGAAATCTTACGCAAGCAGGATTTAAATTTATCTTGTAATTTCCATGATGATGCATATTCACATGACCATGCTCATGCACATAATGAATTCGTAGGACCTCTTAATAAAACTTCGCAGACGGCGTTTTATTTCTTAGCTCCTGATAATGCTTCGTATAATGTTTTTCCTTTACCTATTGAAGCGCCTACTTTCGGATCGAGATCTGTAGTAAGTAATCCGTGGATTCTTCAATCATCTCCTGAAGGATGGCATTATGACGGTACTACAAGATATACTACAACCAGAGGGAATAATGTTTATGCGTATGAAGATACAGTAGCGGGAAATACTCCTGGATATTCTCCTGACGCTGGAGCTTCCAGAAATTTTAATTACCCTTTCAGTATTAATGCAGATCAGTTCAGTAATCAGGATGCATCGATTACGAACTTATTTTACATAAATAATAAGGTACACGATATTTTCTATAAGTTCGGCTTTACTCCAGCTGCCAAAAATTTTCAGAACACTAATTTTGGATTAGGCGGTGTAGGAAATGATTATGTACAGGCTGAAGCACAGGATGGTGGCGGAACAAATAATGCAAACTTCTCTACACCATCAGATGGATCTAAACCAAGAATGCAAATGTTTATGTGGAGTACAGTAAATAGAGTATTCTTCTATAATGCACCAAGCTCAGCTGTACCACGTCAGCCGGCGGCAGGAACGGCTCAATTTGGGAATCCTTTAAATGCTACGGGAGTAACCGGAAATGTTCAATTGTCATCTGTATTAGATGGTTGTACTGCTATTCCTGCAGGTTCACTGACCGGGAAAATCGGATTAGTTGAAAGGGGTACGTGCAATTTTACTGTGAAAGTTAAAAATGCACAAAATGCAGGTGCCAATGCTGTAATTATTTATAACAATGCGGCTAATGGTGATACTATTGGCGGAATGTCTGGGACTGATTCTACAATTACAATTCCTTCCGTTCTAATTACAAATACCGAAGGAGAATATATTAAAAATCAATTGGCCAGCACTACAGTAAATGTAACTTTAAAGAATGATCCTGCTGCTAGCATTACTCCAGACGGTAGCTTTGATAATGGTATTGTAACTCATGAATATGGCCATGGAATTTCTACCCGTCTTACTGGAACTAATGTTGGATGTCTTAGTTCTTCAGCAGATAAGGAGCAAATGGGAGAAGGATGGTCAGACTTTTTTGCCCTAATGCTGACAAATAAACCAGGAGACAATGCTTCCGTTCCAAGAGGTATCGGTACATATGCGGTAGGACAATCAACTAGTGGAGGCGGGATTAGACCAGCAAAATATTCTCCTGACTTTACAATCAATGATTATACCTACACAGATACCAACGGCATGGAATACACAAATTCCAACGGGCAGATTGTTCCGGATGTTCACTCCATTGGATTTGTATGGGCAACGATGCTATGGGATATTCACTGGCAGTATGTTGCTAAATATGGATATGCTTCTGATGTAACTGTAAATACTACGAACGGAAGCTCAAGAGTACTTCAATTGGTAACAGATGCTTTGAAACTTCAGCCATGTTATCCAACTTTTGTTGAAGGTAGAGATGCTATTTTGGCAGCGGATCAGGCTACAACACAAGGAGCAGACCGATGTATGATCTGGAGAGCTTTTGCTAAAAGAGGGTTGGGAGTAAATGCAAGTGCAGGTTCTAAAACAAATATCAATGACCAGACTGAAGACTTCTCAGTTCCGTCGGATTGTATATTGGCTACGGACGAAGTGAAAACGGTTAAAAATAACATTTCAATTTATCCGAATCCTGCTAAGAATGAATTCTTCATTAATTTCCCTAGCAATACTTTAGGAAAAGTAAGCGTGGAGATTTATGACATGTCAGGAAAATTAGTGTCTTCGGAAGATAAAATTTCTCCTGATGCGAAGAAGTCCATCTCAACTGACCGATTGATCAACGGAACATATATGGTAAAAGTAAAAGGAATCGGTATCGATGCCGCTTCAAAAGTTATCGTTAGAAAATAA
- the rpsA gene encoding 30S ribosomal protein S1, producing MSKETNSAELLLNQNVAPEQFDWDSFESGLDADARKEKSDLEEIYNGSLNNLDDNDVLIGKVVRLTDKEAIVDINFKSEGVISLNEFRYNQGLKVGDEVEVMVDRREDKTGQLQLSHRKARTLKAWDKVNELHETGEIVNGFVKSRTKGGMIVDVHGIEAFLPGSQIDVKPIKDYDQFVGKTMEFKVVKINPEFKNVVVSHKALIEADIEGQKKEIIAQLEKGQVLEGTVKNITSYGVFIDLGGVDGLIHITDLSWSRVNHPSEILEDGQTVKVVILDFDDEKTRIQLGMKQLEAHPWDALSADMKVGDKVKGKVVVLADYGAFVEIAPGVEGLIHVSEMSWSTHLRSAGDFVKVGDEVEAEVLTLDREERKISLGIKQLSKDPWENIEAKYPVGSKHVGTVRNFTNFGVFVELEEGIDGLIYISDLSWTKKIKHPSEFCAVGDKLDVIVLELDIQARRLSLGHKQLTDNPWDAFEAKYAEGTIHAGKAVEVHDKGASVQFEDAEVEAFCPSRLLEKEDGSKIKKGEEADFKVIEFNKEFKRVVVSHTGIFRDEEKKNSRESSHNRSNNVSSSSNEERSTLGDIDALAELKRKMEEGK from the coding sequence ATGTCAAAAGAGACAAATTCAGCAGAATTATTATTAAATCAAAACGTAGCACCTGAACAATTTGACTGGGATTCTTTCGAGTCCGGTCTTGATGCTGATGCTAGAAAAGAGAAAAGCGATCTTGAGGAAATCTACAACGGATCTTTAAACAACTTAGACGATAACGACGTTCTAATTGGTAAAGTAGTAAGATTAACTGATAAAGAAGCTATCGTAGACATCAACTTCAAATCTGAAGGTGTTATTTCTCTTAACGAATTCCGTTACAACCAAGGTCTTAAAGTAGGAGACGAGGTAGAAGTAATGGTAGACAGAAGAGAAGACAAAACCGGTCAGTTACAGTTATCTCACAGAAAGGCAAGAACGCTTAAAGCTTGGGATAAAGTAAACGAACTTCACGAAACAGGTGAAATCGTTAACGGTTTTGTGAAGTCTAGAACGAAAGGAGGTATGATCGTAGACGTACACGGAATCGAAGCATTCTTACCTGGTTCTCAGATCGACGTTAAGCCTATTAAAGATTACGATCAGTTCGTAGGAAAAACTATGGAGTTCAAAGTTGTGAAAATCAACCCTGAGTTCAAAAACGTAGTAGTATCTCACAAAGCATTGATCGAAGCAGATATCGAAGGTCAGAAAAAAGAAATCATCGCTCAGTTGGAGAAAGGACAAGTTCTTGAAGGTACTGTTAAGAATATTACTTCTTACGGGGTATTCATCGACTTAGGAGGTGTAGACGGATTGATCCACATCACCGACCTTTCTTGGTCTAGAGTGAACCACCCATCTGAAATCCTTGAGGACGGACAGACTGTAAAAGTTGTTATCCTTGATTTTGATGATGAGAAAACAAGAATCCAATTAGGTATGAAGCAATTGGAAGCTCACCCTTGGGATGCGCTTTCTGCTGACATGAAAGTTGGAGATAAAGTAAAAGGAAAAGTAGTAGTTCTTGCTGACTATGGTGCATTCGTAGAAATTGCTCCAGGAGTAGAAGGATTGATCCACGTTTCTGAAATGTCTTGGTCTACACACTTAAGATCTGCAGGTGATTTCGTAAAAGTTGGTGATGAAGTGGAAGCTGAAGTATTAACTTTAGACAGAGAAGAAAGAAAAATTTCTTTAGGAATCAAGCAATTATCTAAAGATCCATGGGAAAATATCGAAGCGAAGTATCCGGTAGGATCTAAGCATGTTGGAACTGTAAGAAACTTCACCAACTTTGGTGTATTCGTAGAACTTGAAGAAGGTATCGACGGATTAATCTACATTTCTGATCTTTCTTGGACTAAGAAAATCAAGCACCCGTCTGAGTTCTGTGCAGTTGGTGATAAACTAGATGTTATCGTTCTTGAGCTTGATATCCAGGCTAGAAGATTATCTCTAGGTCACAAGCAATTGACTGACAACCCTTGGGATGCATTCGAAGCGAAATATGCTGAAGGAACAATCCACGCTGGTAAAGCGGTAGAAGTACACGATAAAGGTGCTTCCGTACAGTTCGAAGATGCTGAGGTTGAAGCTTTCTGCCCTTCAAGATTATTAGAGAAGGAAGACGGATCTAAAATCAAAAAAGGAGAAGAAGCTGATTTCAAAGTAATTGAATTCAACAAAGAATTCAAGAGAGTAGTAGTTTCTCACACAGGAATCTTCAGAGATGAAGAGAAGAAAAACTCTAGAGAATCTTCTCACAACAGATCTAACAATGTTTCTTCATCTTCAAACGAAGAGAGATCAACTCTTGGAGATATCGACGCATTAGCAGAATTAAAAAGAAAAATGGAAGAAGGTAAATAA
- a CDS encoding DMT family transporter codes for MQKKNILKGVLFVGIGASIYGMLATFVKLAYQEGYTTSEVTTSQFILGLIGLLILNFIQTITSKKVLPSPTPKEIINLMLAGTSLGCTSLFYYIAVQYINVSIAIVLLMQSVWFSVVVESILTKKLPNTRKIVSVLIVLLGTVLATNLLHENLDLDWKGIFWGLMAAASYTLTMFTSNTLATHLPVFRKSIIMLCGGSVIVFGFLFFAQIGPLHFESLKSFYLNFTENTAHIHPFKYSILWTYGLVLSLFGTIIPPILFNIGFPNAGLGLGSIVSSLELPVSVTMAFVLLGEKVIFIQWVGIALILFAIVLMNLPRKGSRLSERS; via the coding sequence ATGCAGAAGAAAAATATACTGAAAGGGGTTTTGTTTGTAGGAATAGGGGCAAGTATCTACGGAATGCTGGCAACTTTTGTAAAGCTCGCTTATCAGGAAGGGTATACCACCTCGGAAGTAACGACATCTCAGTTTATATTGGGTCTGATAGGACTTTTAATTTTAAATTTTATCCAGACCATTACCTCTAAAAAAGTGTTACCGTCGCCAACCCCTAAAGAGATCATAAACTTAATGTTGGCAGGAACTTCGTTGGGATGTACCAGTTTGTTTTATTACATCGCCGTGCAGTACATCAATGTTTCGATTGCGATTGTATTGTTGATGCAATCGGTTTGGTTCAGTGTAGTCGTGGAGAGTATTCTTACTAAAAAACTACCAAATACCCGGAAAATCGTATCGGTGCTAATTGTTTTATTGGGAACGGTTTTAGCAACAAACTTACTTCATGAAAATCTGGATCTTGACTGGAAAGGGATTTTCTGGGGATTGATGGCGGCCGCTTCTTACACCCTCACAATGTTTACATCCAATACCTTAGCAACCCATCTGCCGGTTTTCAGAAAAAGCATCATTATGCTTTGCGGTGGTTCCGTTATTGTGTTCGGATTTCTGTTTTTTGCCCAGATCGGTCCTTTGCATTTTGAAAGTTTAAAATCTTTCTATCTTAATTTTACTGAAAATACAGCACATATCCATCCTTTTAAATATTCTATTCTCTGGACATATGGACTTGTTTTATCATTGTTCGGCACGATTATTCCGCCTATTCTATTTAACATCGGATTTCCGAATGCGGGTCTTGGATTAGGAAGCATTGTTTCCTCTCTCGAACTTCCGGTTTCAGTAACCATGGCTTTTGTTCTTTTGGGAGAAAAAGTAATTTTTATTCAATGGGTAGGCATAGCCCTGATTCTTTTTGCGATTGTTCTTATGAACCTTCCAAGAAAGGGGAGCCGGCTGAGTGAAAGGTCATAA
- the rplS gene encoding 50S ribosomal protein L19, which produces MDLLKYVQDKYITKKEFPEFKAGDTITVYYEIKEGQKTRTQFFKGTVIQLRGTGSTKTFTIRKMSGDVGVERVFPINMPALQKIEVDRRGRVRRSRIYYFRDLRGKKARIKDAAYKKK; this is translated from the coding sequence ATGGATTTATTAAAGTACGTACAAGACAAGTACATTACAAAAAAAGAATTCCCTGAATTCAAAGCGGGTGATACCATCACTGTGTATTACGAAATTAAAGAAGGACAAAAAACAAGAACGCAGTTCTTCAAAGGAACCGTTATCCAATTAAGAGGTACAGGTTCTACAAAAACTTTCACCATCAGAAAAATGTCTGGTGATGTAGGTGTAGAAAGAGTATTCCCGATCAACATGCCAGCTCTTCAAAAAATTGAAGTTGACAGAAGAGGTAGAGTTAGAAGATCAAGAATCTACTACTTCAGAGACCTTAGAGGTAAAAAAGCGAGAATTAAGGACGCTGCTTACAAGAAGAAATAA
- a CDS encoding CoA transferase subunit A, whose translation MIDKRVKNAKEAIEGIKDGMTLMLGGFGLCGIPENSINALVESDVKDLTCISNNAGVDDFGLGLLLHKRQIKKMISSYVGENAEFERQMLSGELEVELTPQGTLAEKCRAAQAGIPAFYTPAGFGTEVAEGKEVKDFKGKPHILEFAYEADFAIVKAWKGDHAGNLVFKGSARNFNHPMAGAGKITIVEVEELVEPGELDPNQIHIPGIMIQRIFQGEKFEKRIEQRTVRKRD comes from the coding sequence ATGATAGACAAAAGAGTAAAAAATGCAAAGGAAGCCATTGAAGGGATTAAAGACGGGATGACATTAATGCTGGGCGGTTTCGGCCTTTGCGGAATTCCTGAAAATTCAATTAATGCTTTGGTAGAAAGTGATGTAAAAGATCTTACCTGCATTTCAAACAACGCCGGAGTGGATGATTTCGGACTGGGGCTGCTGCTTCATAAAAGACAAATCAAGAAAATGATTTCATCTTATGTAGGAGAAAATGCCGAGTTTGAAAGACAGATGCTTTCCGGTGAACTGGAAGTGGAACTGACGCCTCAGGGAACACTGGCGGAAAAATGCAGGGCGGCACAGGCGGGAATTCCTGCTTTTTACACACCGGCAGGTTTCGGGACTGAAGTGGCGGAAGGAAAGGAAGTAAAAGATTTCAAAGGAAAACCGCACATCCTGGAATTTGCTTATGAAGCCGATTTCGCTATTGTAAAAGCCTGGAAAGGCGACCATGCCGGAAACCTTGTTTTCAAAGGATCCGCAAGAAACTTCAACCATCCGATGGCCGGAGCCGGAAAGATCACCATTGTCGAAGTAGAGGAGTTGGTAGAGCCGGGCGAACTGGACCCGAATCAGATTCATATTCCGGGCATTATGATCCAGCGGATTTTCCAGGGTGAAAAATTTGAAAAAAGAATCGAACAGAGAACAGTAAGAAAAAGAGATTAA